From the Candida dubliniensis CD36 chromosome 2, complete sequence genome, the window tctttaataaGATATTATCAGTaccaataatttctttaaaaatttcttcaGGTGATTTACCACTTGTATCAACAGTAATTGCATCACCACCATTTTGCAacaattcttcatctttagGAATTTCCATAATATCATATTGTGATTTCACCATATCTGATTTCATATAATGACCTTTCCTATTTTCAACTCTATTcattaattcttcaaatgtagtatataaaaatacaaatctGAAATTAATCAATGAATCAacagaattttttttaatgaaatctcgatattttttttttaaaattgaacaTGAAACAACAGAAATATTGGTGATATTTTTCAGATCTTTAGCTTTTATACTTGATACTTGACTTAATTGTTTTAACCATCCCCATCTATCTTCATCAGTTAATGGGATTCCTTGAGACATTTTATCGATATTTTCTTGAGGATGTAATGCATCACCTTCTATAAATGGacattgataatatttggATATCAATTCACCTTGAGTGGTTTTACCGGTACCGGCTGGCCCCCCTACTACTATCactgttgtggttgttgtcATTCGTCGGGCAAAGggggaaagaaaaaaaaaaaaaaaaaaaaaagaaaagaaaagaatgcTATAAAGAataatgcaaaaaaaaaaacttcaaaAAGTTTTTCCAGTTGATTGTTTGGTGATGGAAGAAGGAAATTTTTCAGATtattatactttttttGTGGTTTTGAGTTTTGAGTTTTGAGTTTTTGGATGGAGATTTTTAAATCGGACTTGATGTGGGGGAGACTggagaaaaaatttttttggggg encodes:
- a CDS encoding gluconate kinase, putative (SGD entry needs updating; UniProt is current); the encoded protein is MTTTTTVIVVGGPAGTGKTTQGELISKYYQCPFIEGDALHPQENIDKMSQGIPLTDEDRWGWLKQLSQVSSIKAKDSKNITNISVVSCSILKKKYRDFIKKNSVDSLINFRFVFLYTTFEELMNRVENRKGHYMKSDMVKSQYDIMEIPKDEELLQNGGDAITVDTSGKSPEEIFKEIIGTDNILLKN